The nucleotide window ACCAAATCTTCCAGGGTAGTTTAAACTTCTTTATCAGATACATGCCCAACAAAATGGGTATACCGATCATCAGTATCCCGTTGAGCAGGTAAGTAATCGTTAGGACATTCACGGCGAGATTATTATACAACGAACTATCCTTCTGACGTCTGCAGCCGTGAATAATGTGGATTAATGAGCTATTCACTCAAAGCAAGCATGAAGTTGATGGATAAGTTGGTATAATTTTTAATGTTCTTATAGATGCCAGGTTAGGGCATGTGTAACAACGATATTCCATGTGGGAGGGTTTGTTTAATGGATAAGCAAGAATACCTGGAATTATTTCACCAGATGATTTTAATCCGCCATGTAGAAGAGCAAGCTTCTGTGTTATATCAACAGGGCAAGATTGGCGGTTTTTTGCACCTGTACATCGGGCAGGAGGCGGTCAGCACAGGATTAATTTCTGCCCGTAAACCCCAAGACCGGGTGATCACAGCTTACCGAGATCACGGTGTGGCGATCAATTGTGGCATTCCCCCGCAGGTGGTATTGGCTGAGCTGCTGGGTAAAGCCACTGGGTGCTCGGAGGGTCGAGGTGGGTCGATGCACATGGCGGATGTGGGTAAGAATTTTTGGGGTGGGCATGCTATCGTGGGAGCTCACCTGCCGATAGCCACCGGCCTGGCCCTGGGAGACCGTTATAAGGGAAGCGATGCGGTGACCATCTGCATGTTTGGAGATGGTGCCACCAACATCGGATATTTCCACGAAGCGCTAAACCTCTCAAAAGTTTGGAACCTGTCTGTGCTATGGGTGTGTGAGAACAACCTGTATGGGATGGGCACTGCTGTCGACCGTGCTTCAGCAGTTTCAGAGATCAGCCAGAAGGCCGAGGGGTATGCGATACCCAACAGCCGGGTGGATGGTATGGATCTAATCAAGGTTCGTGAAGCAGCCGAAGAAACCATCGAGCGGGTTAGAGGGAATAAAACACCTTATTTCCTCGAAATTGAGACCTACCGCTTCCGAGGGCACTCGATGGGTGACCCTGAACGCTACCGGACATCGG belongs to Anaerolineales bacterium and includes:
- the pdhA gene encoding pyruvate dehydrogenase (acetyl-transferring) E1 component subunit alpha, which gives rise to MDKQEYLELFHQMILIRHVEEQASVLYQQGKIGGFLHLYIGQEAVSTGLISARKPQDRVITAYRDHGVAINCGIPPQVVLAELLGKATGCSEGRGGSMHMADVGKNFWGGHAIVGAHLPIATGLALGDRYKGSDAVTICMFGDGATNIGYFHEALNLSKVWNLSVLWVCENNLYGMGTAVDRASAVSEISQKAEGYAIPNSRVDGMDLIKVREAAEETIERVRGNKTPYFLEIETYRFRGHSMGDPERYRTSEEVKCWQDEEDPIGIYHKYLVANKIASAEELDQLGHAGEQEINEAVAYAESSPEPQPEDLYKNIYVESE